One genomic window of Ficedula albicollis isolate OC2 chromosome 18, FicAlb1.5, whole genome shotgun sequence includes the following:
- the CDK3 gene encoding cyclin-dependent kinase 3 — protein sequence MEAIQASFQKVEKIGEGTYGVVYKARNKRTGQLVALKKIRLDAESEGVPSTAIREISLLKELKHPNIVRLLDVIHSQKKLYMVFEYLNQDLKKYMDSCQAGELPLSLVKNYLFQLLQGVSFCHSHRVIHRDLKPQNLLINEAGAIKLADFGLARAFGVPLRTYTHEVVTLWYRAPEILLGCRYYSTPVDIWSIGCIFAEMMTRKALFPGDSEIDQLFQIFRTLGTPTEVTWPGVTQLPDYKGSFPRWPRKEMKDIVPNLDRDGRDLLTQLLLYDPSKRISAKAALNHQYFLCRNSGSPEQRPVLRRDCR from the exons ATGGAGGCCATCCAGGCTTCCTTCCAGAAGGTGGAGAAGATTGGGGAGGGCACCTATGGCGTGGTGTACAAGGCTCGCAATAAGCGCACGGGACAGCTGGTGGCCCTCAAGAAGATCCGCCTGGATGC GGAGTCAGagggtgtccccagcactgcgATCCGAGAAATCTCgctgctgaaggagctgaagCACCCTAACATAGTCAG GCTCCTGGATGTCATACACAGCCAGAAGAAGCTCTATATGGTGTTTGAGTATCTGAATCAGGACCTGAAGAAGTACATGGACTCATGCCAAGCTGGAGAGCTTCCTTTAAGCTTGGTCAAG AACtaccttttccagctgctgcagggtgtgagCTTCTGCCACTCGCACAGAGTCATCCACAGGGACTTGAAGCCGCAGAACTTGCTCATTAACGAAGCAGGAGCAATCAAGCTGGCTGATTTTGGACTGGCAAGAGCTTTTGGGGTCCCCCTACGCACATACACTCATGAG GTGGTGACTCTGTGGTACCGAGCTCCTGAAATACTGCTGGGATGCAGATACTACTCGACCCCTGTGGATATCTGGAGCATCGGCTGCATCTTTGCAGAAATG aTGACCAGGAAGGCCCTGTTTCCAGGGGACTCTGAGATCGATCAGCTCTTCCAGATCTTTCGCACCCTGGGCACTCCCACCGAGGTGACCTGGCCTGGGGTGACCCAGCTCCCTGACTACAAGGGCAGCTTTCCCCGGTGGCCAAGGAAGGAGATGAAGGACATTGTCCCAAACTTAGATCGAGATGGGAGAGACTTACTGACG CAATTGCTCCTGTATGATCCCAGCAAGCGCATCTCAGCCAAAGCAGCCCTCAACCACCAGTACTTCCTCTGCAGAAACTCTGGGAGCCCTGAGCAGCGACCTGTGCTGCGGAGAGACTGCAGATGA
- the TEN1 gene encoding CST complex subunit TEN1 has translation MLPGAGVYYFPWEIDSSVPEGKTLRTFGRLCRYDLARSEAVLTTQHNLAQYQVCVDTKFVEPFQAQVGSFYMVLGEAEHREETSSPVVKARILTCVEGVNVPLLEQAIQEQRKYFSERQEQRENSTS, from the exons AtgctgccaggtgctggtgTCTATTACTTCCCATGGGAGATCGACAGCTCAGTCCCTGAGGGGAAGACTCTGAGGACATTTGGCAG GTTGTGCCGCTATGACCTGGCCCGATCTGAAGCTGTTCTCACCACACAGCACAACTTGGCTCAGTACCAAGTCTGTGTTGACACCAAGTTTGTGGAGCCGTTCCAAGCCCAAGTGGGTTCTTTCTACATGGTCCTGGGAGAGGCTGAACACAGGGAAG aaaCTTCCAGTCCTGTGGTAAAAGCACGAATATTGACCTGCGTGGAAGGGGTGAACGTGCCTCTGCTGGAACAAGCCAtacaggagcagaggaaatacTTCAgtgagaggcaggagcagagggaaaacagcacATCCTGA